The following proteins are co-located in the Planococcus plakortidis genome:
- a CDS encoding purine/pyrimidine permease, with protein sequence MTKNLAGGLQWAIFLIASSIAAPIAIASIFGMDTAETALFLQRTIFVLGIACLIQAFIGHRLPINEGPAGLWWGVFIVYAGLVGVLYSTAEESLQVLQSGLFYSGILFMVFAVTGVVDKLKRFFTPTVTFVYLLLLVLQISESIMKGLFGIAAEGGLLDVRVLVAAVAVILATFYFMAHRSAFISRYSVLLSIAFGWLLFWAIGKAPNIPETGGSWMAFPDMLVFGPLVFDGGMLVTTLFLTILLIANMMASVRVMESLLKNAFSIQAEDRMKQASIASGLNHLLAGLFSSVGPVPISGAAGFVSATRTPGLRPFIVGGVIVAGISLFPQLMAVLASLPAPVAYAVIFAIFSKMVEMAFNELELEPNRKQAYKVAAFGLMAGVGLMFIPTESMAGLPSAVAAILSNGLISGTLIAIFIEQVMVRFVRPK encoded by the coding sequence ATGACAAAAAATTTAGCGGGCGGCTTGCAATGGGCGATTTTCCTCATCGCTTCCTCCATTGCCGCCCCCATTGCCATCGCAAGCATTTTCGGTATGGACACTGCCGAGACCGCGCTGTTCTTGCAGCGCACCATTTTCGTCCTTGGCATCGCCTGCCTGATCCAAGCCTTTATCGGCCACCGTTTGCCGATCAACGAAGGGCCGGCTGGTTTATGGTGGGGCGTGTTTATCGTCTACGCCGGCCTTGTCGGCGTCTTATACTCCACGGCCGAGGAATCCTTGCAAGTGCTGCAAAGCGGACTGTTCTATAGCGGTATTTTATTCATGGTATTTGCCGTGACGGGAGTGGTCGATAAGCTGAAGCGGTTTTTCACTCCAACGGTCACTTTTGTCTATTTGCTATTGCTCGTATTGCAGATCAGCGAATCGATCATGAAAGGCCTGTTCGGCATTGCGGCGGAAGGAGGTTTATTGGATGTGCGGGTACTGGTGGCAGCGGTTGCGGTCATCCTGGCCACCTTTTATTTCATGGCCCATCGGTCGGCGTTCATCAGCCGTTACTCTGTTCTCCTGTCCATCGCTTTTGGGTGGTTGCTGTTTTGGGCGATCGGCAAAGCGCCGAACATCCCCGAAACCGGCGGGTCATGGATGGCCTTTCCGGACATGCTGGTCTTTGGCCCGCTCGTCTTTGACGGGGGAATGCTGGTCACGACTTTGTTTTTGACCATCTTGCTCATCGCGAATATGATGGCCTCTGTCCGTGTCATGGAGAGCTTGTTGAAAAACGCTTTTTCTATCCAAGCGGAAGACCGCATGAAGCAAGCCTCGATCGCATCTGGGCTCAACCATCTGCTTGCGGGGCTATTTTCTTCTGTGGGCCCTGTGCCGATTTCGGGTGCGGCGGGATTTGTCAGCGCGACAAGGACGCCGGGACTCCGCCCGTTTATCGTCGGGGGCGTGATTGTCGCAGGCATCAGCTTATTCCCGCAATTGATGGCTGTGCTCGCTTCTTTGCCGGCTCCGGTCGCATATGCTGTCATTTTTGCGATTTTCTCCAAAATGGTGGAGATGGCTTTCAACGAGCTAGAACTGGAACCCAACCGCAAGCAAGCCTATAAAGTGGCGGCGTTCGGCTTGATGGCGGGCGTGGGCTTGATGTTCATCCCGACCGAAAGCATGGCTGGGCTGCCTTCAGCTGTTGCAGCCATTCTATCCAACGGTTTGATTTCAGGGACCCTTATCGCTATCTTCATCGAACAGGTGATGGTCCGCTTCGTGCGGCCAAAATAA
- a CDS encoding general stress protein: protein MVIKLSVENAVQAKAEIEKLETQGFTHDDIYIFAHDPKRTKDISKALDTESVGMKEQGFLDSMKNMTSSRGDELRAKLEAAGLTKEEAEEYEEVLDTGKLVIVANKDHS from the coding sequence TTGGTAATCAAACTATCAGTCGAAAACGCAGTACAAGCAAAAGCAGAAATCGAGAAGCTTGAGACGCAGGGATTTACACATGACGACATCTACATTTTCGCCCACGACCCGAAACGCACGAAAGACATCTCGAAAGCGCTCGATACAGAATCTGTCGGCATGAAAGAACAAGGCTTCCTTGATAGCATGAAAAACATGACTTCTTCCCGCGGCGATGAATTGCGCGCGAAGCTGGAAGCTGCCGGACTGACGAAAGAAGAGGCAGAGGAATACGAGGAAGTGCTCGACACCGGCAAACTGGTGATCGTAGCGAATAAAGACCATTCATAA
- a CDS encoding DUF3219 family protein yields MSEIIQLNGRPIETDQLELHQLADGRRQISCDFKVTSDAYHDIAVLLYEMDFRVALPAKGQEFDAAISNYYTDTTNLYKGNEVADYHLELTELASN; encoded by the coding sequence ATGAGCGAAATCATTCAATTGAACGGCCGCCCGATCGAAACAGACCAGCTTGAACTTCATCAATTGGCGGATGGCCGCAGACAGATTTCTTGCGATTTCAAAGTGACAAGCGATGCCTACCATGACATTGCCGTGCTTTTATATGAAATGGATTTCCGCGTCGCTTTGCCGGCGAAAGGCCAGGAATTCGACGCTGCCATTTCCAATTATTACACCGATACGACCAACCTTTATAAAGGCAATGAAGTAGCGGATTATCATCTGGAACTGACCGAATTGGCATCAAATTGA
- a CDS encoding LLM class flavin-dependent oxidoreductase, whose product MTQQTKELAVSILDLVPVRQGFPMVQAFEDMKNLARHAEQLGYKRFWLSEHHNTPTLASSATSILISKVLEATDTIEVGSGGIMLPNHTPLVVAEQFGTLETMHPGRVNLGLGRAPGTDMQTARALRRTTQETAFQFPEDVEELQRYLGPLEAQESVKAYPGVETEVPLFILGSSTSSAVLAAKLGLPYAFAAHFAPQQLESAIAIYRSRFEPSDTLAEPYVIACVNVVGADSAEEAEQLSTSSDQFYLNVVRGTKNPLMPPVETMEGRWSYAEEAMVKSMARYTFKGNAEQLGEQIGRFAGELPIDELMAVSYIYDQEKRARSYEILKQAVTHAVGLP is encoded by the coding sequence ATGACACAACAAACAAAAGAGCTTGCCGTATCCATCTTGGACCTGGTGCCAGTGCGCCAAGGTTTTCCAATGGTGCAAGCGTTTGAAGATATGAAAAATCTCGCACGCCATGCCGAACAGCTCGGCTATAAACGGTTCTGGCTGTCCGAACATCACAATACACCGACGCTCGCGAGTTCTGCGACGTCAATCCTTATCTCGAAAGTGCTCGAAGCGACTGACACGATCGAAGTCGGCTCTGGGGGCATCATGCTGCCGAACCATACGCCGCTTGTGGTTGCCGAACAATTCGGCACGCTTGAGACGATGCATCCAGGGCGCGTGAATCTCGGCCTTGGCCGCGCACCGGGGACAGACATGCAAACAGCCCGCGCGCTTCGCCGGACGACCCAGGAAACCGCCTTCCAATTTCCTGAAGATGTCGAAGAACTGCAGCGTTATCTGGGCCCGCTTGAGGCGCAGGAATCCGTAAAAGCGTATCCAGGCGTTGAGACGGAAGTGCCGCTGTTCATCCTCGGCTCGAGCACATCGAGCGCGGTGCTCGCAGCGAAACTCGGTTTGCCGTATGCGTTTGCCGCCCATTTCGCCCCGCAGCAGCTGGAATCGGCAATCGCCATCTACCGCAGCCGTTTCGAGCCTTCCGATACTCTGGCAGAGCCGTACGTCATCGCCTGCGTCAACGTAGTCGGTGCCGATAGTGCGGAGGAAGCGGAACAGCTTTCGACATCGAGCGACCAGTTTTACTTGAATGTCGTCCGCGGAACGAAAAACCCATTGATGCCGCCTGTCGAGACGATGGAAGGCCGTTGGAGCTACGCGGAAGAAGCGATGGTCAAATCGATGGCACGCTATACATTCAAAGGGAATGCCGAGCAACTGGGAGAACAAATCGGCCGTTTTGCCGGTGAATTGCCAATCGATGAATTGATGGCCGTTTCCTATATTTATGACCAGGAAAAGCGCGCGCGTTCTTACGAAATCCTCAAGCAAGCGGTAACGCATGCTGTCGGATTGCCATGA
- a CDS encoding MBL fold metallo-hydrolase — protein sequence MKKILWLAVSLLGLAGCVPLGEPAQPKPAEPGKPQRNTAEEQPGWLAVHYIDVGQGSAAYLEWDGYSMLIDAGDWNASDVLAYLDELEAEKIDIAVGTHPDADHIGQLSRVIETYEVGEVWMSGNPSSSNTFIRTLEAIDEGGIPYEEPRRGDVYDVGDLTIEVLHPEELSGDTNGDSLSFRIRYGETAFIFTGDADIQAEREMVASGLSLEADILLMGHHGSNTSTSREFLQAIKPDVAIYSAGLDNPYGHPYAEVLASAENEGAEVYGTDVNGTIIVETDGQEYSVETDREGVAKEGSNRCVDINGASTAELTELAGIGESLAKAIIEERPFETLDDLTRVSGIGEGKLAGLKEQGLACVGE from the coding sequence ATGAAAAAGATATTATGGCTCGCCGTGTCCCTGCTGGGGTTGGCGGGCTGCGTACCGCTCGGTGAACCGGCGCAACCGAAACCGGCAGAACCTGGAAAGCCGCAGCGAAACACGGCAGAAGAACAGCCGGGATGGCTCGCGGTCCATTACATCGACGTCGGCCAAGGATCTGCTGCTTATCTGGAATGGGATGGCTATTCGATGCTGATCGATGCAGGAGACTGGAACGCGAGTGATGTATTGGCTTACTTGGACGAACTGGAAGCCGAAAAGATCGATATTGCGGTCGGGACCCATCCGGATGCCGATCATATCGGGCAGTTGTCGCGCGTCATCGAAACTTATGAGGTCGGGGAAGTGTGGATGTCAGGAAACCCGAGTTCGTCCAATACGTTTATCCGGACACTCGAAGCGATCGATGAAGGGGGGATTCCCTACGAAGAACCGCGGCGCGGGGATGTTTATGACGTCGGGGACTTAACGATTGAAGTGCTCCATCCCGAAGAATTGAGCGGCGACACAAATGGCGATTCGCTATCGTTCCGCATCCGTTACGGGGAGACAGCGTTCATCTTCACTGGCGATGCCGATATCCAGGCAGAGCGTGAAATGGTCGCGAGCGGCTTGTCACTTGAAGCGGATATCTTGCTGATGGGCCATCATGGATCCAATACATCCACCAGCCGGGAATTCTTGCAGGCTATCAAGCCCGATGTGGCGATTTACAGCGCCGGCCTTGATAATCCTTATGGCCATCCTTACGCGGAGGTGCTGGCATCGGCGGAAAACGAAGGGGCGGAAGTATATGGCACTGACGTCAATGGCACCATCATCGTCGAGACGGACGGTCAGGAATACAGTGTTGAAACTGACCGTGAAGGTGTTGCCAAAGAAGGCAGCAACCGCTGTGTGGACATCAACGGTGCTTCCACTGCGGAATTGACGGAACTCGCTGGGATCGGGGAATCCTTGGCAAAAGCGATTATCGAAGAACGCCCGTTTGAAACGCTTGATGACTTGACGCGTGTCAGTGGCATCGGCGAAGGGAAATTAGCCGGATTGAAAGAACAGGGATTAGCTTGTGTAGGGGAGTGA
- the glgP gene encoding glycogen/starch/alpha-glucan family phosphorylase produces MFYSKEQFKEEFSRRLALENGDKTEGTAYDVLGKMVCEEVMLEWDKQQAAKRESGDKQLYYLSIEFLLGRLLGQNLHNLGAYDLVEEALGELGFKLSEIEELEQEPGLGNGGLGRLAACFLDSLASLGLPGHGCGIRYRGGLFTQHFIKGFQVELPTDWIKEGQSLEVRREDLALDIPFYGETSVTVEEHGVRTELENAVWVKAVPYDMPIVGAKGGTINTLRLWQAETSDRPLPYGLGYLVNELETAKISDRLYPDDALDSGKLLRLKQQYFLCSASIRTILSTRNFDIEELPEKVAIQINDTHPALSVPELMRILLDDYGLDWDKAWSLTTRTISYTNHTILEEAMEKWESRLLCQLLPRVYQIIEEIDRRFRAEWESKELDEQARHKLSIIDDGVVKMAVLAVVGSYKVNGVAKLHTEILKKREMKELNEYFPDKFHNKTNGITHRRWLLGANPELSSLITEHIGPGWIQRPEELRELGYLAESRPFLESFQAIKRLKKGHLIHHLEREHNTIVDPDSIFDIHIKRIHGYKRQLMNILHVQQLYKRIKSDSNYRPYPRTFLFGGKSAPSYHFAKQVIKLINTVADRVNSDPVARRHLHVVFVEDYNVSHAEFLIPAADISEQISTASKEASGTGNMKFMMNGALTIGTYDGANVEIFDAVGEENAFVFGMSSEQVMRFEHDGSYDPKDIIAKDPFIRETIEELARGKWSDGPHNSDFIVRQLTEDGDPFFVLKDLGDYARTHDRVLDAYAHPVEWARMCVRNIAASGVFSSDRTIQQYSEEVWGLSKVPTN; encoded by the coding sequence ATGTTTTACTCCAAGGAGCAATTCAAAGAAGAATTCAGCCGGCGATTAGCATTGGAAAATGGGGATAAAACAGAAGGCACAGCCTATGACGTGTTAGGGAAGATGGTTTGCGAAGAAGTCATGCTGGAATGGGATAAACAGCAAGCTGCCAAACGCGAGAGCGGCGATAAACAATTGTATTATTTGTCGATCGAATTCTTGCTGGGCCGTTTGCTCGGGCAAAACCTGCATAATCTCGGCGCTTACGATTTGGTGGAAGAAGCGCTCGGCGAACTCGGCTTTAAATTATCCGAAATCGAGGAATTGGAACAGGAGCCAGGGCTTGGCAACGGCGGGCTCGGGCGTTTGGCGGCGTGTTTCCTGGATTCACTCGCTTCGCTCGGCTTGCCCGGGCATGGCTGCGGGATCCGCTATCGTGGCGGATTGTTCACGCAACATTTCATTAAAGGATTCCAAGTGGAATTGCCGACCGATTGGATCAAGGAAGGCCAGAGCCTCGAAGTGCGCCGTGAGGACCTCGCGCTCGATATTCCATTTTACGGGGAAACGAGTGTGACCGTCGAAGAACATGGCGTGCGAACGGAACTGGAAAATGCGGTGTGGGTCAAAGCCGTACCCTACGACATGCCGATTGTCGGAGCGAAAGGCGGCACGATCAACACGCTCAGGCTTTGGCAGGCGGAAACATCCGACCGGCCGCTTCCTTATGGGCTTGGGTATTTGGTTAATGAACTCGAGACGGCTAAAATATCCGACCGTCTTTACCCGGATGATGCGCTCGATAGCGGAAAACTGCTGCGTCTCAAACAACAATATTTTTTATGCAGCGCCTCCATCCGCACGATCCTTTCGACGCGTAACTTCGACATCGAGGAATTGCCTGAAAAAGTGGCGATACAGATCAACGATACACATCCGGCTTTGTCGGTTCCGGAGTTGATGCGGATATTGCTGGATGACTATGGGCTGGATTGGGATAAAGCGTGGTCGCTGACGACGCGGACCATTTCCTACACGAATCATACGATTTTGGAGGAAGCGATGGAGAAATGGGAAAGCCGCCTGTTGTGCCAGCTATTGCCTCGTGTCTATCAAATCATCGAAGAGATCGACCGGCGTTTCCGGGCCGAATGGGAATCGAAGGAACTGGATGAACAGGCTCGGCACAAATTATCGATCATCGATGACGGTGTCGTGAAAATGGCGGTCTTGGCAGTGGTGGGAAGCTATAAAGTGAACGGTGTGGCCAAGCTCCACACAGAGATCCTGAAGAAACGCGAAATGAAAGAACTCAATGAATACTTTCCGGATAAATTCCATAACAAAACAAACGGCATTACCCACCGGCGTTGGCTTCTCGGGGCCAATCCGGAGTTGTCCTCACTCATTACCGAACATATCGGCCCGGGGTGGATCCAAAGGCCCGAAGAATTAAGGGAACTTGGCTATCTGGCTGAAAGCCGGCCGTTCCTGGAGTCCTTCCAAGCTATCAAAAGGCTGAAAAAAGGACATTTGATCCATCACCTCGAAAGAGAGCATAATACTATCGTTGACCCCGATTCGATCTTTGATATCCACATCAAACGGATCCACGGTTATAAGCGCCAGCTGATGAATATTTTACACGTTCAGCAATTATACAAGCGCATCAAAAGCGATTCCAATTACCGACCGTATCCCCGTACTTTCCTATTCGGGGGGAAATCCGCCCCAAGCTATCATTTCGCCAAACAAGTCATCAAGCTGATCAATACGGTCGCGGACCGAGTCAATAGCGACCCGGTCGCAAGGCGCCATCTGCACGTTGTCTTTGTGGAGGACTATAACGTCAGCCATGCGGAATTCCTGATTCCGGCAGCCGATATCAGCGAACAAATCTCTACCGCTTCGAAAGAAGCATCAGGAACGGGGAACATGAAATTCATGATGAATGGCGCACTGACCATCGGGACATATGACGGCGCGAACGTCGAAATCTTCGATGCCGTCGGCGAAGAAAATGCCTTTGTCTTTGGCATGAGTTCAGAACAAGTCATGCGTTTTGAGCATGACGGGAGCTATGACCCGAAAGACATCATCGCCAAGGATCCGTTTATCCGCGAAACAATTGAAGAACTGGCACGGGGCAAGTGGTCGGACGGGCCGCATAATTCCGACTTTATCGTGCGCCAATTGACTGAAGACGGAGACCCGTTCTTCGTCCTGAAAGACTTGGGCGACTATGCCCGGACGCATGACCGCGTACTCGATGCATACGCACATCCTGTCGAATGGGCGCGCATGTGCGTGAGGAATATCGCCGCTTCCGGTGTTTTCTCAAGCGACCGGACGATCCAGCAGTATTCCGAAGAAGTATGGGGGCTGTCGAAAGTTCCGACTAATTGA
- a CDS encoding DUF3006 domain-containing protein produces the protein MRGVLDRFEDGGMAVIIAEQAGREFHVPLRYLPEGSRAGMWFTLSLESGRVVDIEADLTQTNEHADKAEELLARLRSKNTGSRFKRK, from the coding sequence ATGAGAGGGGTATTGGATCGTTTTGAAGATGGAGGCATGGCTGTCATCATCGCAGAGCAAGCCGGGCGCGAATTCCATGTGCCGTTGCGTTATTTGCCGGAAGGCAGCAGGGCAGGCATGTGGTTCACGCTGAGTCTCGAATCGGGGCGTGTCGTGGATATCGAAGCGGATCTCACGCAGACGAATGAACACGCAGATAAAGCTGAAGAGTTGCTGGCGCGTTTGCGCAGCAAAAACACCGGCAGCCGCTTTAAGCGGAAATAG
- a CDS encoding MBL fold metallo-hydrolase, translating into MKITPIGIWGGYPNKNEATCAYLIEQDGYRCLLDCGSGVVAAVQNYTELKDIDAVIISHYHADHVADIGVLQHAAMVGMQLKEWDVPLPIYAHDKDEEGFAALSYKGVTEGRAIGAGDTLELGPFQVTFCETDHPVYCLAMRFTNGERTAVFTADTAWKDELVPFAESADLLVAESNLYEKYLGIIQGHMSGSQAGKLASQASAKQLLLTHLPQYGELSEILTEAKKTYSGDVAFAEIGKSYQL; encoded by the coding sequence ATGAAAATTACGCCAATCGGGATCTGGGGCGGATATCCGAATAAAAACGAAGCGACCTGCGCTTATTTGATCGAACAGGACGGCTATCGCTGCCTGCTCGACTGCGGCAGCGGGGTCGTCGCGGCGGTGCAGAATTATACGGAACTGAAAGACATCGATGCGGTCATCATCAGCCATTACCATGCGGACCATGTGGCGGATATCGGCGTCTTGCAGCATGCGGCGATGGTCGGCATGCAATTGAAGGAATGGGATGTGCCATTACCGATTTATGCGCACGACAAAGACGAAGAAGGATTCGCTGCGTTGTCCTATAAAGGCGTGACGGAAGGACGGGCGATCGGGGCAGGCGATACGCTTGAACTCGGTCCATTCCAAGTGACCTTCTGTGAGACGGACCATCCTGTCTATTGCCTGGCGATGCGCTTTACGAACGGGGAGCGGACAGCGGTCTTCACAGCCGATACGGCATGGAAAGATGAACTCGTGCCGTTTGCGGAATCTGCCGACCTGCTCGTTGCAGAATCCAATCTATACGAAAAGTATCTCGGCATTATCCAGGGCCATATGAGCGGCAGCCAAGCAGGGAAACTTGCCTCACAAGCTTCGGCCAAACAGCTGCTGCTGACCCATTTGCCGCAATACGGGGAGTTATCCGAAATCCTTACGGAAGCGAAGAAAACTTACAGCGGAGATGTAGCGTTCGCTGAAATCGGCAAGAGCTATCAGTTGTAG
- a CDS encoding SDR family oxidoreductase yields the protein MAQSSFDNTDLADYKASGALEGKVAIVTGASSGIGQAVAIAYAKEGARVVIGYLDDDAGAGKTLDIIRSYGGEARALGGDLGKSENCEALVHFTLEEFGAVDIVVNNAGFQYPQTSPLDISDEQMLKTFEIKAFAMFYLVRAALPHLKRGARIINTASINAYRGHSDLIDYSGANGAMVAMTRSLARRLVREEIAVNGIAPGPIWTPLITKTFGDLNPDVADDFGEDVPAGRPGQPYELVKAYVFLADPQNSYMTGQFLHMNGGDYMST from the coding sequence ATGGCACAATCAAGTTTCGATAACACCGATCTGGCCGATTACAAAGCGAGCGGCGCTTTGGAAGGGAAAGTGGCGATTGTCACCGGTGCCAGCAGCGGCATCGGGCAGGCGGTTGCGATCGCTTATGCAAAGGAAGGGGCGCGCGTGGTCATCGGTTATCTCGATGACGACGCAGGCGCCGGAAAAACCTTGGACATCATCCGATCATACGGAGGCGAAGCGCGTGCTTTGGGAGGAGACCTTGGGAAATCCGAAAATTGCGAGGCGCTCGTGCACTTTACGCTCGAAGAGTTCGGTGCTGTAGATATCGTCGTCAATAACGCAGGATTCCAATACCCGCAAACATCACCGCTCGATATCAGCGATGAGCAAATGCTGAAAACCTTCGAGATCAAGGCGTTTGCGATGTTTTATTTGGTGCGCGCGGCATTGCCCCATTTGAAGAGAGGAGCGCGTATCATCAATACCGCTTCGATCAATGCCTACCGGGGCCATTCGGATCTCATCGATTATTCCGGCGCGAACGGCGCGATGGTCGCCATGACACGCTCCTTGGCAAGGCGGCTCGTCCGCGAGGAGATCGCGGTCAACGGCATCGCGCCGGGCCCGATTTGGACGCCGCTCATTACAAAAACTTTCGGGGATTTGAATCCGGACGTCGCAGACGATTTCGGAGAAGACGTGCCGGCGGGGCGCCCGGGCCAACCGTATGAACTTGTGAAAGCGTATGTGTTCTTGGCAGATCCGCAAAATTCCTATATGACCGGGCAATTTTTGCATATGAACGGCGGCGACTATATGTCGACATGA